Proteins co-encoded in one Brassica oleracea var. oleracea cultivar TO1000 chromosome C4, BOL, whole genome shotgun sequence genomic window:
- the LOC106338615 gene encoding glutathione S-transferase T3-like, whose protein sequence is MELMEKLEVCVERATTEAKFQPSKIWNEQKTDSFWKRIGAYFNESPQLVGMPQREGGNCKQRWFKISDQVSKFVASLRAATGQQSSGQNDNDVMKLAYEIYHNDYAAKKGEDGSQASVQSSNHGDREEARPKGVKKAKARLKAKEMEATSTKPMEKLQDMFEIRKQDHELRKQDLELKKQDFEMKEKLNKQHMLETLLAKKEPLSESEIALKNKLISDILS, encoded by the exons ATGGAGCTAATGGAGAAGCTAGAAGTCTGTGTGGAGAGAGCTACTACGGAAGCTAAATTTCAGCCTTCCAAG ATTTG GAATGAACAGAAGACGGACTCCTTTTGGAAAAGAATTGGAGCTTACTTCAATGAAAGTCCTCAGCTTGTTGGTATGCCACAAAGAGAGGGTGGCAACTGTAAGCAAAGGTGGTTCAAGATCAGTGACCAAGTCTCCAAGTTTGTTGCCTCTTTACGTGCTGCAACAGGTCAGCAGTCAAGTGGGCAGAATGACAATGATGTCATGAAGCTTGCTTATGAAATCTATCACAATGATTACGCTGCCAA GAAGGGTGAAGATGGTTCTCAAGCTTCTGTCCAGTCATCAAACCATGGAGATCGAGAAGAGGCTCGTCCTAAAGGTGTGAAGAAGGCAAAGGCAAGGTTGAAGGCAAAAGAGATGGAAGCAACCAGCACCAAGCCTATGGAGAAGTTGCAAGACATGTTTGAGATAAGGAAGCAGGATCATGAACTGAGGAAGCAGGATCTTGAACTGAAGAAGCAGGACTTTGAAATGAAGGAGAAGCTTAATAAGCAACATATGTTGGAGACTCTCCTTGCAAAAAAAGAGCCTCTTAGTGAGAGTGAAATAGCTTTGAAGAACAAACTAATAAGTGATATATTGTCATAA
- the LOC106340705 gene encoding dirigent protein 24, which yields MAKAFSLTILTFLLIASNVYSARLLDEVEPQPQLVPATPEEEDENPPVATTTPTTTQPPLPIPLPGQATGGHVPVLEFFMHDVLGGSHPSARVVTGIVAQTEVNGIPFSKSNNNIFPVDNAVPLVNANNINNIINPNTAPLLTGLSGSQANTIIQNTNGNSQGSLSSNNLPFVTAGQLPPAAALQQLMFGTITVVDDELTEGHELGSTIIGRAQGFYIASSLDGTSQTLSLTVLFHGEHDHHDTLDDAISFFGVHRTAAHASHIAVVGGTGKFEHAKGYAVVETLHNQEDQHVTDGRDTILHFSIYLTYYKA from the coding sequence ATGGCTAAAGCTTTTAGCCTAACGATCTTGACCTTCCTCTTGATAGCCTCAAATGTGTACTCCGCTAGACTTCTCGATGAGGTCGAACCTCAGCCGCAATTAGTCCCTGCCACACCGGAAGAGGAGGATGAAAATCCACCAGTCGCAACAACAACTCCAACAACAACACAACCTCCACTACCAATTCCCCTTCCAGGACAAGCCACGGGGGGACATGTGCCTGTCCTAGAGTTCTTTATGCACGACGTTCTAGGCGGGTCACACCCATCAGCACGTGTAGTTACTGGGATAGTAGCACAAACCGAAGTGAATGGAATACCATTCTCTAAATCCAACAACAACATTTTTCCTGTAGATAACGCTGTACCACTTGTAAACGCAAACAACATCAACAATATAATCAACCCAAACACGGCTCCACTCCTCACAGGACTAAGTGGCTCTCAAGCCAACACCATCATACAAAACACTAACGGTAACTCTCAAGGCTCCCTCAGCTCCAACAACCTTCCATTTGTAACCGCAGGTCAACTCCCTCCCGCAGCTGCACTTCAGCAGCTCATGTTCGGCACCATCACCGTGGTCGATGATGAGCTCACTGAGGGCCATGAGCTAGGATCTACGATTATCGGCAGAGCACAAGGGTTTTATATAGCTAGTTCTTTGGATGGAACTAGCCAGACCCTTTCCTTGACCGTGTTGTTCCATGGAGAGCATGATCATCACGACACGCTTGATGATGCCATCAGCTTCTTTGGAGTCCATAGGACTGCTGCTCATGCCTCGCATATAGCTGTTGTGGGTGGGACTGGGAAGTTTGAGCATGCTAAAGGGTATGCTGTGGTGGAGACACTGCACAACCAGGAAGACCAACATGTTACTGATGGTCGTGATACTATTCTCCATTTCAGCATTTATCTTACATACTACAAAGCTTGA